One genomic segment of Hordeum vulgare subsp. vulgare chromosome 2H, MorexV3_pseudomolecules_assembly, whole genome shotgun sequence includes these proteins:
- the LOC123430614 gene encoding pentatricopeptide repeat-containing protein At5g13770, chloroplastic, producing MAKCYSDWPPLPPLHPSRRTSPNASLCTIKRQLASFVLHCSRSCASPVLEPKNLPGELHVLSAPAPAKAAPVSTLPDAAKLGISNKFIRGLCSDRQTEPLAFECYRRALQQPEFRPDKKTMNALTVQLLRAKQWSSLEHLVQDFMAYGVLPERRTCARLVATCVKARKFGLADVVLGVLEGKKGPAAAVCFSSALQAYNKLHMYRSTVLLYERMKAACLSVNADAYRAVMAAFGALGEPDTVASLFKQYRSRKWYPSETCLETYTIACDALGRAGRALDALKCLREMEADGISPDAAIYSAVIGSLADARETASSEDVYHEAWKKGMLRDPDMFLKVIIMQVEAGLLEDTLGVAKDMRDIGLRVTDCILSTIVNGFVKRRGLKPAIRAYDKLVAMGCEPGQVTYASAINVYCRLGRSDRAEAVFSEMIDRGFDKCVVAYGNMISMYGQIRRASDATRLLALMKQKGCEPNVWVYNSLLDMRGKLGDSRQAEKIWKEMMRRKVQPDRVSYTAIVGAFNRSGELDRCMDYYQEFRETGGTVDKTLAGLMVGVFCKTSRFNDLIQLLRDMKVQDTQLDRRLYMIVLNSLREAGLEVHVRWLQDYFNSVEEKT from the coding sequence ATGGCCAAATGCTACTCCGACtggcctcccctcccccctctccatCCATCGAGACGAACGTCGCCCAACGCCTCCCTCTGCACGATCAAGCGGCAGCTCGCGTCCTTCGTCCTGCACTGCTCCCGCTCCTGCGCCTCCCCCGTTCTTGAGCCCAAGAACTTGCCCGGCGAGCTCCACGTTCTTTCCGCTCCGGCGCCGGCCAAGGCAGCCCCGGTGTCCACGCTTCCCGATGCTGCGAAGCTCGGCATCTCCAACAAGTTCATCCGGGGCCTCTGCAGCGACCGGCAGACCGAGCCGCTCGCCTTCGAGTGCTACAGGAGGGCTCTGCAGCAGCCCGAGTTCCGGCCGGACAAGAAGACCATGAATGCGCTCACCGTGCAGCTTCTCCGGGCCAAGCAGTGGAGCTCGCTGGAGCATCTGGTCCAAGATTTCATGGCCTATGGGGTGCTCCCGGAGAGGCGGACGTGCGCGCGGCTCGTCGCGACCTGCGTCAAGGCGAGGAAGTTCGGCCTCGCCGACGTGGTGCTCGGGGTTCTCGAAGGGAAGAAGGGCCCGGCCGCTGCCGTGTGCTTCAGCTCGGCGTTGCAGGCGTACAACAAGCTGCACATGTACCGGAGCACGGTGCTGCTGTACGAGCGGATGAAGGCGGCCTGCCTGTCGGTGAACGCCGACGCCTACCGCGCCGTGATGGCGGCGTTCGGGGCGCTGGGCGAGCCGGACACGGTGGCTTCCCTCTTCAAGCAATACAGGTCTCGGAAATGGTACCCCTCCGAGACCTGCCTCGAGACGTACACCATCGCCTGCGACGCGCTGGGACGGGCAGGCAGAGCCCTGGACGCGCTCAAGTGCCTGCGGGAGATGGAGGCCGACGGCATCTCGCCGGACGCCGCGATCTACTCCGCGGTCATCGGCTCTCTGGCGGACGCCCGAGAGACGGCGTCGTCGGAGGACGTGTACCACGAGGCGTGGAAGAAGGGGATGCTACGAGATCCAGACATGTTCCTGAAGGTGATCATCATGCAAGTCGAGGCTGGGCTGCTGGAGGACACGCTCGGCGTGGCCAAGGACATGAGGGACATCGGCCTGAGGGTCACCGACTGCATCCTGTCCACGATCGTCAacggcttcgtgaagaggagaggCCTCAAGCCAGCCATCAGAGCGTATGACAAGCTGGTGGCCATGGGGTGCGAGCCCGGCCAGGTCACCTACGCCTCGGCGATCAACGTGTACTGCCGGCTGGGGCGGAGCGACAGGGCGGAGGCCGTCTTCTCGGAGATGATCGACCGGGGCTTCGACAAGTGCGTGGTGGCGTACGGCAACATGATCTCCATGTACGGGCAGATCAGGAGGGCGTCGGACGCCACGAGGCTGCTGGCGCTGATGAAGCAGAAGGGGTGCGAGCCCAACGTGTGGGTGTACAACTCGCTCCTGGACATGCGCGGCAAGCTCGGGGACTCGAGGCAGGCCGAGAAGATATGGAAGGAGATGATGCGGCGCAAGGTGCAGCCTGACCGGGTGAGCTACACGGCCATCGTCGGCGCGTTCAACCGGTCGGGGGAGCTCGACCGGTGCATGGACTACTACCAGGAGTTCAGGGAGACGGGAGGGACGGTGGACAAGACCCTGGCCGGCCTCATGGTGGGGGTGTTCTGCAAAACCAGCCGGTTCAACGACCTCATCCAGCTGCTCAGGGACATGAAGGTGCAGGACACCCAGCTGGACAGGAGGCTGTACATGATCGTTCTCAACAGCCTCCGAGAAGCCGGGCTGGAGGTTCATGTCAGGTGGCTCCAGGATTACTTCAATTCCGTGGAGGAGAAAACCTGA